Proteins encoded in a region of the Candidatus Thorarchaeota archaeon genome:
- a CDS encoding GIY-YIG nuclease family protein, which produces MYYVYIIETTDGTYYTGQTNDLIRRLGEHAAGNSHSAKYLR; this is translated from the coding sequence GTGTACTACGTGTACATCATCGAAACAACAGATGGCACATACTATACTGGACAAACAAACGATTTGATTCGCCGGCTCGGTGAGCATGCAGCAGGTAATTCTCATTCCGCGAAGTACTTGCGTA